TTAATAAGAATGTTTTGTACTTATACATATTTATTAGTTCTATTGACTATAAATTTATTTTTATACTATTTATTTTATTGATCAAAAGGTAATACTTATTCTCAAATAAATAAATCATTATTTATAGATACAGGTTTATTCTTTTATTTCTCGAGTTTTATTATTTTTTCCGTAGTTTTATTATTTTCAACTGTATTTAACTCTACTGCTGGATTAGTTATTAATATGACTTTAATTATTTTTTTCAGTTTGTCGATAAATATATCTTATGCAATTAATTTATTTACTAATAAAACTGTAAATAATATAAAAATGAAAAATAAAACATTGTTTGAATATCAGCTAACTACTGGACAAGATTTTTATAGTACTTTTAATAAAAGTGAAATATACTCAAATTTATTTGATCCTTCGAAAGTAAAAACTTTTTTTGAATCATCAAATATTCAAAAAGAATTAACTGGATTTAATTATGAATATAATGAAAAATTAAATAAGATAAATATAAATCCTGAATCTGCAACTTTTGAGGAGGAGTTAAAAAATGCACTTTATTCTAGAGCCTTAAACACTGGACAATTAAATTTTGTAATTGACAATGATCATTTATTTAATAATGACTATATATTTACTAAAATTATTAATGATATTTATACTGTATTTCTTGAAAGTGAAATACCAAAAAATAATCAAGGTTTAGGATATGATGAAGAGAGTCAATATGGATGATTTTTATTTGAAAATAATTCTAATTTAAAATATAAAAATGTTGATCTTTTGGAAACTATAAATATTCTAAAAAAAAATAAAGTTACAGAACAATATAGTGAATTATTAGACTATATATATTCATCATATGTAAATCTAACATATATCTTAAATAATGAAAATATAACTTATAACAAAAAAGGTATTTTTAGAGGAAAAAACATTGAAAAAAGAATTAATTCTAAAAAATATGATCCTTTAAGTTATTTATGACCTTATCTTTTTGAAATTAATTCAAATCCTCTTGAAGATGATAAATATTTAGCTGAGAATCAAGAAGTATTAAAAACTTATTATAATTACCCAGAATTAATGATTATTAATTATTTATTCTTTCATTTATGAAGAAATTCAATGTATATAGATATGGAATTAAATTTATCAGAACTATTTCCATCAGTAAATAGTTCTGATAACGAAAATAGAAAAGAAATATTTCTAGGAAAATATTTAGAGCTAAATGATGATATTAATAAAGCTTCAAAATCAAACTTTTTAAACTATTATACTTATATTTATTATTCAAATAATCAAAATCTAATAAATGATTATATTAATTCAAAAAGTGAAATGGCAAAATTATATCCATATAATTGTATGAAATTAGATAAAAGTATTTTTGAAGAAGTTCCATTTAAAAATTTTAATAATAAACTTTATAAAAATTTTAATGCTGCATTTGTTTATTTAACACATATAATGATATTTTTATGTTTATTAGGAATAACAGCATATATATTTAAATTTAAAATTATCATTTAAAAATTATTTTCTATTTTAAATATAATTAGTAGAACAAGGTTTTAATCTTGTTTTTTTTATTTAACTATGTAAAATATTGCTAAGACATAGTATCTCTAGGGAAAAGCTCTAGATTTTTTAAGTGTCTTTTTAAAGGAATAAGAATTATGGAAAATAAAAATATAAAATTCCAGTTAGTCACAGACTATAAACCTGGAGGAGATCAACCTAATGCAATAAAAGGTTTGATTAATGGTCTAAAAAATAATGTAAAGCACCAGGTATTAATGGGAGCAACTGGAACTGGAAAAACATTTACAATGGCAAATGTTATTCAAGAAATTAATAAGCCAACGTTAGTTTTAGCACATAATAAAACTTTGGCAATGCAATTATATATTGAGTTAAAAGAATTATTTCCTAATAATAAAGTTGAATATTATGTTTCTAACTTTGACTTTTATCAACCAGAAGCATATATACCTTCAAGAGATTTATATATCGATAAAGATGCAAAAAGAAATAATGACCTTGAAATGATGAGACTAAGTTCTATGAATGCACTAATGATTAGAAAAGATACAATAGTAGTTGCATCAGTTGCATGTATTTATGCAACTCAAGATCCAAAAGAGTATGGAGATGTATTCTTTGAATTACAAGTTGGACAAGTTTTATCAAAAAAGGAATTACTTACTTTTTTAGTTCAAACTGGTTATACAAGAGATGAAAACGATTTAGCGATGGGTTACTTTAGTGCAAAGGGAGATGTTATTAGAATTGCTCCAAGTTGAACAGATAAGTATCATATTAGAATCTCTATGTTTGGTGACGAAATTGAAGCAATTGAAATGATTGATATTTTAAACAATACTGTAATTGAAAAATTAAGAATGTTTACAGTTTACCCAGCAGCAGCGTATGTAACAAACTTTGACAAAATGAAATTAGTTGTTGAAAATATTGGAAAAGAACTAGAAAAAAGAGTGCTGTGATTTCAAGAACAAAAAAAATTTATTGAAGCAGATAGACTAATGAAAAGAACAAAATATGATATGGAAACAATGAGTGAGTTTGGAATTTGTAGTGGTATAGAAAACTATTCTCCACATTTAGATTTTAGAGCACCAGGAGTTCCTCCATTTACATTAATTGATTATTTTGGTGACGACTTCTTAACAATAATTGATGAGTCACACATGATGATTCCACAATTAAATGCAATGTACAATACTGATAGAAGTAGAAAAGAAACTTTAATTGAACATGGTTTTAGATTACCAAGTGCAATTGATAATAGACCTTTGAAATTTGAAGAGTTTGCAGGAAAATTAAAAAATGTAATTTATACTTCTGCAACTCCAGGACCATATGAACTTGAATTGGTAAATAATGAAGTAGTAGAACAAATTATTAGACCAACAGGATTAGTTGACCCACAAATTGAAATTCGTTCAACAATAAATCAAATGAACGATATTGTCGATGAGATAAATAAAGTAATTGCAAAAAATCAAAAAGTATTTATTACAACAATTACTATTAGAATTTCTGAGGATATAACTGCATACTTACAATCAAGAAACTTAAAAGTTGCTTACTTACATTCAGAATTGAAAACTCTAGAAAGAAATCAAGTACTTACAGATTTAAGAAAAGGAGTTTATGATGTTATTGTTGGAGTTAACTTATTAAGGGAAGGTTTAGATATTCCCGAAGTTAGTTTAGTTTGTATTTTGGATGCAGATAAACAAGGATTTTTAAGAAACACAAGAAGTTTAATTCAAACAATTGGTAGAGCTGCAAGAAACTCAGAAGGTAGAGTAATTTTTTATGCAGATTCAACTTCACAAGCTATGAAAGAAGCTATTGAAGAAACTGATAGAAGAAGAAAAATTCAAGAGGACTATAATAAAGCAAATGGAATAATTCCAAAAACAATAATTAAAAAAATTAGTGACGTTATTGCTGATTCAAATATTAGAAATAAAGTTGATGAACTAAAAAAATTAAAGAAAAAAGAAAAAGAAAAGAAAAAAGAAAACTTGATTGAAGAATTAAGAAAACAAATGTTATCTGCTGCAAAAGAACAAAATTATGAAAAGGCAGCTGAAATTAGAGATCTTATTTTAGAATTACAAGCAGAAGGATAGAAGGTAAAATTATGAATAAAAAAATTATAGTTAAAGGAGCAAGAGAACATAACTTAAAAAACATTGATATTGAAATACCAAAAGAAAAATTAGTTGTGTTTACAGGATTGTCAGGTAGTGGAAAATCTTCATTAGCATTTAACACAATTTATGCTGAGGGAGAAAGAAGATATATTGAATCTCTTTCATCATTTTCAAGACAATTTTTAAAGTCAGTTGAAAAGCCAGATGTAGATGAAATTGAAGGATTAAGTCCAGCAATATCAATTGACCAAAAATCTACAAGTCATAATCCAAGATCAACTGTTGGAACTACAACAGAAATTCATGATCATTTGAGATTGTTATTTGCAAATATTGGAACACCATTTTGTATTAACGGTCATGGACCAATTAAAACTTCTTCATTAAAAGAAATTATTGAAACAATAAAAAAAGAAACACAAGATGAAGATCAAATATTTATTTTAGCTCCTGTTGTAAGAGATAAAAAAGGAACTCATAAAGATTTATTAATTAAATTAAAAAAAGAAAATTTTTTAAGAGTACAAGTAAATGGAGAATTAAGAAGTTTAGAAGAGGATATTGAATTAGAACAAAATAAAAGACATAACATTGATATTGTAGTTGATAGATTGATTTATAAAATTAATGATGAGGACTTGCAATCAAGAATATATTCTGCAATTGAAGTTGGTTTAGGATATTCAAATGGGCTAATTAGAATTCAATATCCAAAAAGAAATAATGAGACTAAATTATTTTCAACAAAATATTCTTGTAGTGAATGTGGATTTTCAATTCCAAATCTTGAAGCAAATTTATTTTCATTTAATAAAAAAAATGGAGCATGTGAAACTTGTTCAGGACTTGGAGTAAATTTGGAAGCAGATCCAGCTTTGATTATTCCAGATTCTTCTCTATCAATTCGTGAAGGAGGAATCTTATATTATAAAAATCTTGTAGACTCAACAAATATTGAATGACAAAAATTTAAAGTTCTATGTGATTATTATTTAATTGATTTAAATTCACAAATAAATAAACTAAATGAAAAACAATTAAATGTAATTCTTTATGGTAGTGAAGAACCAATAGAATCCAAAATTACAACAGTAAGTGGAAATGTTTTAAGATCTTTTGATTATATTGAAGGTATTGCAAATGTTATTGAAAGAAGATATGTTGAAACTAAATCAGAAGATAATAGAAAATATTATGGAAAGTATATGATGTCAAAAGTTTGTAAAACTTGTGATGGAAAAAGGTTAAATGATATAGCTTTAAGTGTAAAAATAAATAATTTATCAATTGCAGATTTTGTTGAAATGACCATAGAAGATGAATTAACATTTTTATTAAATTTAAACTTAACTGAACAGCAAGAAAAAATTGCAAGTCTAGTTTTAAATCAGTTACTTTCAAGAATTAGTTTTTTAAATGAAGTGGGATTAAATTATTTGACTCTATCAAGAAGTGCAACAACTTTATCTGGAGGAGAAGCACAAAGAATAAGGTTGGCAAAACAATTGGGTTCAAAACTATCTGGGGTTCTTTATGTTTTAGATGAACCATCAATTGGTTTACATCAAAGAGATAATGATAAATTAATTTCAACTCTTAAAAAATTAAGGGATTTAGGAAATACTCTAATAGTTGTTGAACATGATGAAGATACGATGAAAGCTTCAGATTGAATTGTAGATATTGGACCTGGTGCGGGAATTGATGGGGGTAATATTACAGCACAAGGAACTTATGAAGAGATTTGTAAAAACCCAAATTCACTTACAGGAAAATATCTATCAAAACAATTATCAATTCCAACTCCTAAAAAACGAAGAGGAGGTAACGGTCTTAAAATTGAAATCAAAGGAGCAACTGAAAATAATTTAAAAAACATTGACGTAACACTGCCATTAGGTAAATTCATTTCAGTTACTGGAGTGAGTGGAAGTGGTAAATCAACTTTAGTTGAGGAAGTAATTTATAAAGGATTAAGAAAAGAATTAAATAAGGAATTAATTCGTCCTGGTAAATATAAATCAATGAAGGGTTGAGAAAATATTGATAAAATAATTTATGTTTCACAAGACCCAATTGGAAAAACTCCAAGATCAAATCCTGCAACTTATACTTCTGTATTTGATGATATAAGAGATTTGTATACAGAAATACCAGAATCAAAAATTAGAGGATATAAAAAAGGAAGATTTAGTTTCAATGTTCCTGGTGGAAGATGTGATGCTTGTTCAGGTGATGGAGTTGTACGTGTTGATATGCAATTTCTTGGTTATGTCGAAGTTATTTGTGAAATTTGTGATGGTAAAAGATATAATGAAGAAACTTTGCAAATTAAATATAGAGGAAAAAATATTTGAAACGTATTGAATATGACTGTTCAAGAAGCTTATGATTTTTTTGAAAATATACCAAAGATTAGAGAAAAATTAGAAACTATCTTAGCTGTTGGACTTGGTTATATTAAACTTGGACAAAATGCTACAACTTTATCTGGAGGAGAAGCACAAAGAGTAAAACTCTCAACATTTTTATTGAAAAAGCAAACAGGTAAAACATTATTCTTATTAGATGAGCCAACAACTGGTTTACATATAGATGATGTTAAAAGATTAATTAGTGTATTAAATATTTTAGTAGATCAAGGAAATACTGTTCTTACAATTGAACACAATCTTGATTTTATAAAAGTTTCAGATTATGTAATTGATCTAGGTCCAGAAGGTGGAAGCGGTGGAGGACAAATTATGGTAACAGGAACACCAGAACAAATAATTGAAAGTAAAGAAAGTTTCACTGCAAAATATTTAAAGGAGTATTTAAATGATTAGTGTAGAAGAAAATTTAATTCCATCAGATATAATCTTTAAAAAGAATTATAACTTAACTAAAATGTTAAAAGAATTAGGTAATCCTCAAAATAATTTTTACGTAATAAATGTTGTTGGAACAAATGGGAAGGGTTCAACATCACAATTTATTTTTAGTGGATTAAAAGAAAAATTTAAAAATGTTGGCCTATTTAGTTCACCAGCATTTCTGTTTCACAATGAAAGAATTTCATTTAATTCTGAAATGATTTCTGATGAAGAGTTGAAAAAAATAATTTCAGATAATGAGTCATTAATTAAAAAATATGAATTAACATTTTTTGAAATTTGAACTTTTATTGCAATAATCTTTTTTAATGAAAGAAAAGTTGATGTTGCAGTTATTGAAGCAGGAATTGGTGGAGCAAAAGATTCAACAAATGTTTTTGAAAGACAATTAGCTGTATGTGTTACATCTTTAGGATTAGATCATCAAGAGATTTTAGGAGAAACAATTGAACAGATAATAGAGCAAAAGGTTTCTATTGCAAAAAAAGATGTTAAAATTTTTATAAGCTCTGATAATAAAAAGTATAAAAATATAATTGCTAAAGTAAATAATAATGAAAAAGTTTATACAAAAAGAATTTCTGATTCAGTATATTTTCAAAGTTTTAATAAAGGATTAGCAAAACAAGTTTTAGAATATTTAGGAATTCCATTTTCTGATTTTTCTATAGTTCCATTAGGAAGATATACTATACTTAGAAATAACCCATTATTCATTTTAGATGGATGTCATAATGATAATGGTGCATTAAAATTATCTAGACAAATTAAAGATATTGAAGATTTAATTATTTTATTTGGTTCAAGTGAGGGTAAGAAACATATGAAAATTTTGGATACATTAAAAAAAAGCAAGAGAAAAATTTATTTGACAGAGTTTGATCATATTAAATCTTGAAAAATAGATAGAAATAAGTTTTCAAATTTTGAAATATTAGATAATTGAAAAGAGTTTTTGGAAAAAAATAAGGAAAAAAACATATTGGTTTGTGGAAGTTTATACTTTGCCCCAATTGTCTATAATTGATTTAATGAACAATAATATAAATTTCTATTTGTATACAAATATTGCAGCTGTAATTCTTTTAGTTGGAATATTAATATGTTCATTAGCTCTTGAAAATTTCACCTTTAAAAAAATTAGTTTAAAACATTTAACAGTAATGGCACTTTTTGCTGCATGTAGTGCTGTTTTAACAGGTATTACAGCAAAAATTCCTATATTAGGAAATATCAGATTAGCTCTTGGTGATTGAATATTATTTTTAATAGGTTTAATATTTGGACCCATTTGTGGTGTAATATCTGCAATTTCAACAGATACTTTGATGGCAGTTATTCTACCAAGTCCTTATGGATATCATGCAGGATATATGTTTGGAAAAAGTTTATTAGCTTTTGCAGGAGCACTTGTTTATTTAACACGATCTAATAAAAGAATTTTGTTAAAAGTAATTGTGTTATATAGCACAGCATATATTTTTCAAAGTTTATTTTTAAATCAAATTTGAATGATGTCTTGAGCAGGAGTTGCAGCATGAGCAGATCTGTTATTTAAATTATTCAAATTACCTATTGTTTTACCTATAT
This sequence is a window from Spiroplasma diminutum CUAS-1. Protein-coding genes within it:
- the uvrA gene encoding excinuclease ABC subunit UvrA, translating into MMNKKIIVKGAREHNLKNIDIEIPKEKLVVFTGLSGSGKSSLAFNTIYAEGERRYIESLSSFSRQFLKSVEKPDVDEIEGLSPAISIDQKSTSHNPRSTVGTTTEIHDHLRLLFANIGTPFCINGHGPIKTSSLKEIIETIKKETQDEDQIFILAPVVRDKKGTHKDLLIKLKKENFLRVQVNGELRSLEEDIELEQNKRHNIDIVVDRLIYKINDEDLQSRIYSAIEVGLGYSNGLIRIQYPKRNNETKLFSTKYSCSECGFSIPNLEANLFSFNKKNGACETCSGLGVNLEADPALIIPDSSLSIREGGILYYKNLVDSTNIEWQKFKVLCDYYLIDLNSQINKLNEKQLNVILYGSEEPIESKITTVSGNVLRSFDYIEGIANVIERRYVETKSEDNRKYYGKYMMSKVCKTCDGKRLNDIALSVKINNLSIADFVEMTIEDELTFLLNLNLTEQQEKIASLVLNQLLSRISFLNEVGLNYLTLSRSATTLSGGEAQRIRLAKQLGSKLSGVLYVLDEPSIGLHQRDNDKLISTLKKLRDLGNTLIVVEHDEDTMKASDWIVDIGPGAGIDGGNITAQGTYEEICKNPNSLTGKYLSKQLSIPTPKKRRGGNGLKIEIKGATENNLKNIDVTLPLGKFISVTGVSGSGKSTLVEEVIYKGLRKELNKELIRPGKYKSMKGWENIDKIIYVSQDPIGKTPRSNPATYTSVFDDIRDLYTEIPESKIRGYKKGRFSFNVPGGRCDACSGDGVVRVDMQFLGYVEVICEICDGKRYNEETLQIKYRGKNIWNVLNMTVQEAYDFFENIPKIREKLETILAVGLGYIKLGQNATTLSGGEAQRVKLSTFLLKKQTGKTLFLLDEPTTGLHIDDVKRLISVLNILVDQGNTVLTIEHNLDFIKVSDYVIDLGPEGGSGGGQIMVTGTPEQIIESKESFTAKYLKEYLND
- the uvrB gene encoding excinuclease ABC subunit UvrB produces the protein MENKNIKFQLVTDYKPGGDQPNAIKGLINGLKNNVKHQVLMGATGTGKTFTMANVIQEINKPTLVLAHNKTLAMQLYIELKELFPNNKVEYYVSNFDFYQPEAYIPSRDLYIDKDAKRNNDLEMMRLSSMNALMIRKDTIVVASVACIYATQDPKEYGDVFFELQVGQVLSKKELLTFLVQTGYTRDENDLAMGYFSAKGDVIRIAPSWTDKYHIRISMFGDEIEAIEMIDILNNTVIEKLRMFTVYPAAAYVTNFDKMKLVVENIGKELEKRVLWFQEQKKFIEADRLMKRTKYDMETMSEFGICSGIENYSPHLDFRAPGVPPFTLIDYFGDDFLTIIDESHMMIPQLNAMYNTDRSRKETLIEHGFRLPSAIDNRPLKFEEFAGKLKNVIYTSATPGPYELELVNNEVVEQIIRPTGLVDPQIEIRSTINQMNDIVDEINKVIAKNQKVFITTITIRISEDITAYLQSRNLKVAYLHSELKTLERNQVLTDLRKGVYDVIVGVNLLREGLDIPEVSLVCILDADKQGFLRNTRSLIQTIGRAARNSEGRVIFYADSTSQAMKEAIEETDRRRKIQEDYNKANGIIPKTIIKKISDVIADSNIRNKVDELKKLKKKEKEKKKENLIEELRKQMLSAAKEQNYEKAAEIRDLILELQAEG
- a CDS encoding bifunctional folylpolyglutamate synthase/dihydrofolate synthase encodes the protein MISVEENLIPSDIIFKKNYNLTKMLKELGNPQNNFYVINVVGTNGKGSTSQFIFSGLKEKFKNVGLFSSPAFLFHNERISFNSEMISDEELKKIISDNESLIKKYELTFFEIWTFIAIIFFNERKVDVAVIEAGIGGAKDSTNVFERQLAVCVTSLGLDHQEILGETIEQIIEQKVSIAKKDVKIFISSDNKKYKNIIAKVNNNEKVYTKRISDSVYFQSFNKGLAKQVLEYLGIPFSDFSIVPLGRYTILRNNPLFILDGCHNDNGALKLSRQIKDIEDLIILFGSSEGKKHMKILDTLKKSKRKIYLTEFDHIKSWKIDRNKFSNFEILDNWKEFLEKNKEKNILVCGSLYFAPIVYNWFNEQ
- a CDS encoding folate family ECF transporter S component: MPQLSIIDLMNNNINFYLYTNIAAVILLVGILICSLALENFTFKKISLKHLTVMALFAACSAVLTGITAKIPILGNIRLALGDWILFLIGLIFGPICGVISAISTDTLMAVILPSPYGYHAGYMFGKSLLAFAGALVYLTRSNKRILLKVIVLYSTAYIFQSLFLNQIWMMSWAGVAAWADLLFKLFKLPIVLPIYITITYLAYIPIRKLLEGWNNEYVWCFKSEYKTRNLDY